Genomic DNA from Hypomesus transpacificus isolate Combined female chromosome 19, fHypTra1, whole genome shotgun sequence:
TTATTGCCTGTAAATCTGTTTGCCTGGCTGACAGGAGCTATAGCTACTGTATTCTGTTTGTTGTTGTCGTTGTGCCATAGGATTTGGAGAGGCAGAATGAGAATCAGCAGGAGACTTTGAGGAGATTTCACCAGGAGCAGAGAGCCCTACTGGACAAGGTCAACATCCTTCAGCAGCAGCTTACGCAGGTCTATACCAATATCCAACACTAGGGTTACTTTAGGCCGCTGGTCCTGTTCATATATATATTCTGAAAGTCATAATCAAAAGTTACTGCACACACAATGCAATGCACAACACTGCTCAAATGCAATGTACAAAACATACAAGGCAATGCTCCAGGCGTCCGTCCATATGCATGATTGAATGGTCACAACCCCCACACTTGAGACACCCATAGACACAAACATTTTCACAGGAGCATAGCTTTTGAAATAAAATTGCGCATGCAGTGGATCCTTTTGTGCCAAATGCAAAGTACGAATAATTTTGTGCGGTTACTTTTATATTAATTTCTATTTGCATGGATCCGTGGGTGTCATTGATAATGTAGCtgaatgttgttgtttgtgaAACCCCTCTGGGGAATGTATTGCTTGATCCTTTCATTCTTCCTCAGGAAAAGCTGACGGTGGAGGACATTCATAAGGAGGTGAGGAAGAGTGGAGAGATGGGGGTgatgatggagagatgggggtgATGATGGATAGATGGGTTCTGAAATGTATCATggaacacacacctaaacaatGTCATTAGATTTTGAATATCCTGCCCTCCATATTTTAAGTTTACTGTCTGCAAAGCTGTTTGTGCTATATATGACTTTTAACATATTCCTGATGATCAGAGGGAACATCTGAAGCTATTGCTGAGTgccaaagagagggaggagggtgccCGAGGCATGGAGACAGTCAAGGTCCAACTAAGAAGCACACTGGTAAGTGACAAATACCTCCCCAGGAGTTTCTGGATATTCATTTATAATTAGCTGATTTCCCAAAGTCTGTGCCTAATTATTTTCACAAATTGGGCTTAATATCTTCTTCATATTAGTGGTAATACTCATCAGTCAACAGCTTAGCATCTGgtttcagtaatatagcatatacAAGTAAAAAAAGTGATTAAGAGGTTAattttcaatcatataaatccataatcattacccatctccataattacaacagtgtgatgtttCCACAACAATGTCCCAATCAACCTGCTTAatgctgtgtgtttgagtggctCATGCTTAGTGCTTCTTAAGGTCAAGTGAATATTAATACAATGTTTGTATGTTTACAGGGAGACTACTCCGGCCAGTCAGTTATCAAAGGTAAGTCTGTTTATTCCCTTAAAATACATCTTATCATAATTGATTGTGGGGGGTATTTTGGTTTGATGAGTGGTCCTTCTAATGATGCATTTTGCTTCCTTCTCCATCTTCTCATTTTCTCTTTCAGGAAAAGACAACATCTTGGTAAAACAGTCGCACAGCTTGGATTCAGCACAAGTAAGCCTGACGGTGTTAATGACATGTATTGGCTCAACGTTTGACATGAGGGCTATGCTATGGAGATTAGTGTTACCTTTAGGTAAAATAAATCCCCCCCCTTCTATATCAGAACTAGTTAAATTACTTGAAAGCACTATAATATAGCTTTGTCTAAAATCTTTGGAAAGAAAAATACACATCAAGTGTgatcctttctttctttccaatAATCTGTAGTCTGCAAATGACGAatactctctgtcctgtctctgtcctgtcctgtcgctgtcctgtctctgtcctgtctctgtcctgtcGCTGTCCTGTTGCTATCCTGATGATGCAGTATAGTCAGTCTATGTCAGCAGTGGAAAGCTTATGGCAGAATCTCTGACTGCTTAATAAGCTCCTGAAATTCTCATCTAGAACCTTTTTTTGCTCACTGCCCCACAGCAAAATAGAGATTTATGATTTATTTACTTGAGTAGCTGCAAGGAATGTTTCACTGTCAGGGCTCAATTTTTTAAATTGAGGTAGATAACATTTTATCCTCTTGGTATTCTGAACTTGTTCTCAGTAGAACTGACTTCGAAAGCTAAGCTGTGTTATTATAACATTGGTGGCAGTCTAGCAGACTGTCCTCAAACAAATTGAGACTTTTTTTCGCCCTCACCTGCTTTATATGAAATGTCTTATTAGTTTAAACTATTTAATACAAGAATGAGTTTACTTCCACTATGGCTTGACATTTTCGTAATGTATCTTTCCCTAATATAGATACTCCAGCCTGCTGGCCCATCACATTCCCAATCACGCCCTCTGGAACTGGGCCGGCCATCTGTAGGCTGGGACCCGGCCCGCGAGGTTGACTCCTTCCAGGGCGAGCTTGAGGCGATGAGGAAGCAGCAGCAGTCATTGGAGAATGAGACCGCCAGGCTGCAAGTTATGTTGTCTCGCAAGAACCAGGAGTGCCAGGAGCTAGCCCAAAGCCGGGACACTGTCCAACGCCAGGCTGACAGACAAGTCCAGGACTTGGAAGAAGCATTGGGTGATGTCCAAAAGAGGATGCTGGACTCAGAGTCAAAGGTCAAGCAACTGCAGGCGCATGTAGTGGCAGTCAAGGAGCACCTGGGAGGCCAGGCAGCCGAGGAGCTTCGTGCCCAGCTCCAGGACGTCAAGGCAAAGTATGAAGGTGCCTCGGCCGAGGTGGGCCGGGTCCGCAATCACCTCAAGCAAAGCGAGAAAGCCTTGGAAGAGTACAAGAGCAGTGAGGGCCAGCTTGCTGCTGAGGCGGAGCGGTTGGGTCAGGATCTAGGCGCCCTGCGTGAGGAGCGGGACGAGCTGGCCGAAGCACTGCTAGAAATGGAGGCACACATGAAGGAGGCACAGGGACGCATGTTGGCTGCTGTGGTGCCGGCCGAGAAATTCGACAACATGAAGAACCTGCTCTCCAATGCCGTGGATGAAAAGGAGCGTCAGTTGGCAGAGCTCAGGGAGGACTATGACCGCGTTCTGGAGGAGGTGGCTGATCTCCACAGGGAAATGGACAAACTGCAGTCTCCCCCTGACGGGAGGGGGACAGTTCCCACGCAGGAGCACGAGAGGGTGAGGGCAGGTCTGGAGGAACAGAATGCCTCGTTGAAGAGGCGCCTGGCTGACGTGACCGCTAAGAGCCAAGCGTTGATctgtgaggtggaggagagtgaggaggaaagggagatgcTCCGGGAGCAGCTGGATGAGCTCAACAGCAGGCTGGAGGTTGACTTTGTTTCCGTCAAGGCCCATGAGGAGGCCAAGATGGCACTGTCACGGGCCATGGAGGAACTGGAGGATAAACTTGTGGAAGCCACGGAGAAGACGGGTAATGCAGAAGCGCAGATCCAAAGGCTTCAAACGGAAAGGGTATCTCTGAACAAAAATGTCACCAATCTTCAGAGCGCTAATGTTGCCTCACATAAAATCCAGGGAGAGCTGGATGTCCTGACATCTCGCAACGATGAGTTGTTGAAGGAGCTGGAAGTTCTTCAAAAGAAGTGTGAAaaccaagagagagagctaggcCAGGTTGTGGCTGAGAATGTGATTCTGAAACAGAACCTGGAAGGAGAAGATGTATGCAAAAAGGAGCATAAGCAAATAAAGTCAGAGCTGAACACTGGTTTGGAGAAGGCCAAGGCCGAAATCTCTAAGTTAAAGAAGAAGGACAAAGAAAGTGAGGAAGAGTTGAGGAATGTGAAAGAGGATAGTGCCAAGTTGAAAGTAAAGCTGGAAGTAATTCAAGTGGGGATCGAAAAGGAATATATTAGCCTTAAGGACCATGAAACCATGAAGTGGGAGTTGAGCAATGCTATTGTCAAATTGGAGAACCAAGTCAAAACTGCAACAGCAAGGTATGAGTCTGCTCATGAAGAAACAATCAAACTAAACCACGAAATGGAAGCTCAGAAGAAAGAGCTGGACACCATACAAGAAGCTATCCAGTCAAAGTTCATCCCACTGACAGtcgtagaagaaaaagaaaactcgTACAATGCCAAAATTAAGGACTTGACGACAAAGCTGTCTGAGATGCAAGAGAAGTACAACTGTGAAAAGTCTGGGGCAGAGCGCAACAAACAGGAAAAAGACCAACTGAAGTTGGAAATGGAGTCTGTTCAGGATAGACTGAAAACTGGCTTCATCCCTAGCGAAAAGCACAAGGAAGTAGAGGAAAAGTACAATTGTAAAATTGAAGAACTGACCCTGAAGCTGATGGATATGGAGCAACAGTACAAAGAGGTGACTGTTCAAAGAGCTGAACTGGAAGAGCAGAATGCCCTCTGCAAAATGGAGATCCAGAACCTCCAGCAGCGTATAGAGTCTGAGTTAGCCAAGTTGGAAAGGTTTGAGACTGAACACCAGGTCTTGCGGGACACCATCCAACAGGCCCAGGCCGAGTGCCATAAAAGCAAGGAGGCGCAACACGAGGAGTCCCAGAGGGCCTGCGCCTTAGAGAAAGAGCTTCAGGCCCGCTCTGGAGAccacgccctcctcctccagcaacaCGCCCAGGCCCTAGCAGGCCTAGAAGCTGAGGTGGTGAAGTATCGCCAGGCCctccaggaggaagaggagagtagTGCTCAGAGGACAGAAGATGTGTCGGCCCTGCAGTCGGAGCTCCTCCGAGCTAACCAGGCTCTGGAAGAGCTGAGAGGAAAGGAATACCAAGTGAGCCAACTGAGAGCTGAAAAGCAgcggctggaggaggagttggCTGAGATGGGCAACAAGCTATCGGGGCTGGCAAACCAGTGCACTGAGTTTCAGTGCCAGGTGGGCCAAGCCCAGGAGGGTGAGGGCAGGGCcaggatggagacagaggcCCTACAGGAGAAAAGTCAGGCCATTGAGAAGGAAATCAAGGAGTTGAAGGAGAGATACAACGGGTCACTCGGCACCATCGAGGACCTGCAGACGAGGATAAGGACTTCAGCTGAGCAGACGGAGATCAAAGACATGAAGGTAGGAGGTTTAGAATGAGCACATTCAAATGTGTACGTGAGGATTGTACAGGAATTCCTTGTTTTGGTGAATCTTTTAGTTGTTCTCTAGTCTTATCAATCATTGGAACATTTTAATGTCTGCTAGCTTGGTAGGTAGGTTAAGTCTTTGAATTGATATACAAAGTGTTTGTGTTACCAACACAACAGCTGTGTTTTATGTATGTGCACGTCAGATCACAGAGCTGCTGACAGACATTGAACGATTGAAGCAAGCCCTAAATGGTCTGTCCCAGCTAGCTTATGCTGGAAATGCACCCAacaagagacagacacagctcaTTGACACACTCCAAGCCCAGATCAAgaccctgcagcagcagctggctGTAAGTACACACTCCAAAACATTTTGTATTCAATTATTGAAAAAAGAATACTTTTTCTATGCAGTCAGTGTAATGTGCAATGTTTCACACTTTTCTTATATGTTGAAACTCTTTAACATACAGTATTAACATAATTGCAGCATGTTCTTTCATATACAaggatattattattttatgcTCAGATACCCTGACATTAAACCACACCACAAATAAGTTATTTCTCACATGGTAAAACAGTTAGCTGAAGACACTGCAAGCTACTTTCTTAGACAGGACATTGGACTGGGTATTTGAACCTATGTGAACCCCTCATTTTATCtcacaaaaaaaagaaggtaattttgtattttttagattACGAAAACATCATTTCTCGAGCCCTGCATGGAATCCACATTTTTGTCCAAACCATAAATGAAAgtcagctctcctctcctcttatgTAAAAGATATGTGTTGAAATGGAGACAGAATGAGGCCATTTGATGTCTTGACCACTGTTTATTACAAGGCTTGGTGTTATAAAATATTAaatccctctcgctctctctcttttcctccttacAGGATGCTGAGAGGCAGCACAGAGATGTAGTTTCAATTTATCGAACTCATCTTCTCAGTGCAGCACAGGTACAATAATCAAATGTTTGGCCATTGTTCATATTTTGTCATCCTTTTTGTCTAATAATTCAAATAAAACCCATTATTCATCTGTGAATTGTTGAAAACGAAAGCAGGTGTCACCCTGTACAGCTCAAGAACAGCCACAACTGTGAGCAACAGTACTGGACACACTAACCCTTgtgtttctctcccttcctagGGACACATGGATGAAGATGTCCAAGCTGCCTTACTGCAAATCATCAGAATGAGACAAGAGTTTGTGTGCTAACTATCACCAAAATGATCATTTCTACAACCCTAACCTCCCTACCTCCCACCACCTCTTCCTGCTGTCAAAAATAACAACATTTTACCAATTGACTCAAATCCACCAATCACCTTGGTAACAGAGTTCCCTGGCTGCACCACTCTGggcacgtgcgtgtgtgtcagattCATATTTTAATCTGCAGTAACGTCCTCCCTACATTGATATTCACATATCAATAGGACTGAGACCAAACATTGTGGATGTACAGATGATAAAATAGACTGATAATGTAAACATAAGTTGAATCTAGCACCATTGAAGGATAAATACAGTCTGCACAAAACGCTACAGATGTCAAATAACTGTAGACTAAAGATAATTCTTTTTCTATGCTAGCTTAGCTATCTACCTTCAGAATGATATATAATACTGTCATGGCGTGCACATAATTGCAGGATTATAAACTATGTGGGCCTTTCAGGCACAGCATTTTTTTGAGGAAATGATTGCAATGCACCACTGTACTGCATTTAGTTGACACAATGTGAAAGGGTTTTACCTAGTTTTGTCATATTTGGGTCGCTATAGATTAGGCACTCATGAAAAGCTTGCAAAGTGGACAACTTATATGAGCTAAGACTACTGTTCCCATTTCCCACCTTTCTGTAAAGCTTTTCCGGTCACACCAAAGCATAAGGTTACTTGGGAGCAGGGCTCCTCAGTTTGGGTTCTTTGGCACACAATACATACTCTCACGCCAGGCTTGTGGCTGGGTGTTCTGACTGAAAGACCTGTGTGTAGAACAAGGATTCAAATCCTTAACATGAAACATATGAGTATGGTAGACATGAGGATTGATAAGGGGGATGATGTTGAATTTGAGTCATGGTGTGTGCTTAACTAGCAATGCTGGTCCATTTCCAGAAACAACCCGTATAATCTTCCCTCAGATAAAGATCACAACAGTGGTAAGCATAACAGTGACAGGCCCCTTATGCCCTATATAATATGGGCTGAAGGGATTTATAACATCAAAACTATGCCTATTCAGTTTCTTTGAAAAATATGTAGAAAACTAAAGGCTAGTTTTGGAAAGGGCCCATGTATTTGGGGGTAATATCGAAGTCAAATTGCTGTGTTTTACAGTTTGAAGTGGAGCGTAATGTTGCTGGACTAAGAGTGTCCTCTAGTGGCAAGACTTGGCAGGCCAAGTTTAATATGTTTTGATGGATAACTAGCTTAAGGGTATGCAACTGTGGATCTTGCAGGGAGCCCAAATGCCAAAATTGGATTTCACTCTTCCCAATGACATTTATTATTTAGGGTTCCAATGTATTATGTGCTCCAGTCAGTGTCACTGGTTGTTCCAGAGGACATACCACCTGGAAGCTGGTTgtgtaaaagaaagaaagatttgCATAGAAATGCAATAGAATTCAGATGGTGTGAGTGTGAGTCTGATATGTTTGGCTAATAGAAACATGTTGATAGCAGTTTCGCATCCCCCCCAGAAGCAAAAGGATAGGAAGAAAAAAGGACGGATATCTGAGGACCGCAGATGTGTTCCCCTGAACTAGCTCTTTTTGACTTGTTGTGGTTCGTTGTGATTTTGTAGCGATTTTGTGCAAGTTGAGCAAGTCTCTTTACACTGATATATTTTTTCATGGCTTTGTACTTCTTTGATTACTAAAACACGTGGTAAGGATAATGATGATATTCAGCAGGTCTGGAGTAGAACGGCACAACATATACTTGTTCAGGGTAACATTTCAGATGCCATTATGTGACAGAGATAATCTCCCTAATTTATCTAGAACTTTTTAGGCTTAACTCTTTGAAACAATTTGAAAGACTTGAATAATGCTTCTTTAATTTAGCTAATGTATAAATCATTTTGATACTATGACTAAAAACTCTATAGAATTCCACAATTATCATGATAAAAATGACTTCTAAAATGGGTCTTTTTGAAGTGGATTTAACCGCCTTATTGGAATGCTATCCTTCAttaattaaatgtgtttttctccATTAACAGAGTTTACCAATTGAAATCCAGAAACTAGTGTCTACTGTACACCATCTGTTCAacagtttttgtttgttttttttctttttgcaaGGGATTTCTTTTGTTTGTCAGTTAGTGATGCAAACTTCATTAAAAGTGCCTAACCTAGAAAACTGTGGTTTCTTTCTTGTTTATATATTGGCCAAGCAATCAAAACTACGCCCCTTGATCTAATTGAAGAGGGACAGGACTGGACAGGATATTAACATTATCCAACAATGATGGAAttgcagttatttgactataTGGGTTAAattagagcaagaatggtcaaagtaaagtCAAATGTAATTGATATTAGCATTACAAatgagagggtacaatttctggggaaattgtgaggtgtgcttgcgttggttgcaggtgggtctgtataataagtatgcatacttcttatttataaagatggcatagataaaaaaaacatacatttgttgctgctcaatTACACTTCAAAAAACTAAGAGTTAAATGTAGGGTTCTGAACAgggttgtgttgtcatttcctTGCCTTTCACCATTCCCTCTTACACTAAGCCTATGTGGCAGCCTCATAGTTCAAACAGTTCCATCAAAACTGAAATTGGGCAATCCTATGTAAAAATTGTCCTATCTATATCTGACAAAGTTGTCAGGCAGTAtctggaattgcgattcaaatagtaggctacccTCTGCAAACTGTAAAggtgcccccaaaaacataaataaccTTGAAATGAATTTATGGAAAACTGTCTAACAAGTTTACTAAAAGTGATCGTCATGTGTTAATAAAAACGTCCCTGTCTGAAGACTatggggtcatgtgactggcAATCCGCGCTGTAAGGAGGGAAAAACGCCTGCCGTTTATCCTCTCCAATCGTTCATGAACGGCATCGATTGCTCAGGACTTAAGATCATCATTTCATACATACCTCTCGTGTAAATTGCTTAGATCAGTTCCATCACAACCCTAGCTCAACAGCGCAAATGCAGGTAAAACAAAGCTGACTAATTAGCAAACTGGCTAATTAACACAGCTGGTAACATCATgtgagcgtctgttaaatgactaaatgtaaatgtgatgtgCTTTGGAGAACTGAATTATCTGCTACAGAAGAGCACAGCCTAGCAGGCATAATGACTGTAACATTTTCCTCACATGGAATTGCCGTCTTGATCCTGTACCTGACCTGACCTCCGGACCAGTAAGTACATTTTACAGCAAAGCTAGCTCTAACTACTACACTACCAAtgtgtgggaatcgcaggagcTAACCATTGGAAAGGCGTACAAAAATACAGAGTGTTAATATCACAGCCTGGGACTAACTAAACGTATGTCAACATATGTTATCATCCTGGCCTTTTGTCTGTGGTGCTTCTGCAGCTGTCTTGCCATTTTAAGTAGCTAGATATCTCCTAGCACAGGGGTGTTcagtcctggtcctcgagagcccctgtcctgcatgttttagatgtttccctgctccagcacacctgattcaaatgaatggtcattacacGGCTTCCACAGAaattgataacgacccattcatttgaatcaggtgtgctggagcaggatgtctgagccacaacttttctaaagctgccaactggggtggcagcaaccccatgccaccccggtagatccgcccctgcatCAAAGGccataaatacatattttaataTATCTTGCCATAGGCTACTCTGGTTAATAATTTTGGGAACAACCAAAGAATGA
This window encodes:
- the uacab gene encoding uveal autoantigen with coiled-coil domains and ankyrin repeats protein isoform X1, producing MASFAASFCKDQLHSPKMSRWLKCTSVYINTDWNKYDDRLMKAVERGEVDKVAAVLSKKGIIPSKLDVEGRSAFHLAATRGHLDCLNLILGHNVDVTATDATGKNALHLASRNGQSLCVQKLLQHNCPVGNVDLQGRTALHDAVMAGCSSSVKLLCDSGVSVNASDFDGRTPLVLATQMCHPRICQLLLERGADIGVRDKQNKTALILGCEYACTDAVEVLLKCGADVTAVDTLGHDGYHYARLSKNPELVRLVKTYLDGATKVKEAAKMEQKKRQQSVEITAESEANMKDLICQDLERQNENQQETLRRFHQEQRALLDKVNILQQQLTQEKLTVEDIHKEREHLKLLLSAKEREEGARGMETVKVQLRSTLGDYSGQSVIKGKDNILVKQSHSLDSAQILQPAGPSHSQSRPLELGRPSVGWDPAREVDSFQGELEAMRKQQQSLENETARLQVMLSRKNQECQELAQSRDTVQRQADRQVQDLEEALGDVQKRMLDSESKVKQLQAHVVAVKEHLGGQAAEELRAQLQDVKAKYEGASAEVGRVRNHLKQSEKALEEYKSSEGQLAAEAERLGQDLGALREERDELAEALLEMEAHMKEAQGRMLAAVVPAEKFDNMKNLLSNAVDEKERQLAELREDYDRVLEEVADLHREMDKLQSPPDGRGTVPTQEHERVRAGLEEQNASLKRRLADVTAKSQALICEVEESEEEREMLREQLDELNSRLEVDFVSVKAHEEAKMALSRAMEELEDKLVEATEKTGNAEAQIQRLQTERVSLNKNVTNLQSANVASHKIQGELDVLTSRNDELLKELEVLQKKCENQERELGQVVAENVILKQNLEGEDVCKKEHKQIKSELNTGLEKAKAEISKLKKKDKESEEELRNVKEDSAKLKVKLEVIQVGIEKEYISLKDHETMKWELSNAIVKLENQVKTATARYESAHEETIKLNHEMEAQKKELDTIQEAIQSKFIPLTVVEEKENSYNAKIKDLTTKLSEMQEKYNCEKSGAERNKQEKDQLKLEMESVQDRLKTGFIPSEKHKEVEEKYNCKIEELTLKLMDMEQQYKEVTVQRAELEEQNALCKMEIQNLQQRIESELAKLERFETEHQVLRDTIQQAQAECHKSKEAQHEESQRACALEKELQARSGDHALLLQQHAQALAGLEAEVVKYRQALQEEEESSAQRTEDVSALQSELLRANQALEELRGKEYQVSQLRAEKQRLEEELAEMGNKLSGLANQCTEFQCQVGQAQEGEGRARMETEALQEKSQAIEKEIKELKERYNGSLGTIEDLQTRIRTSAEQTEIKDMKITELLTDIERLKQALNGLSQLAYAGNAPNKRQTQLIDTLQAQIKTLQQQLADAERQHRDVVSIYRTHLLSAAQGHMDEDVQAALLQIIRMRQEFVC
- the uacab gene encoding uveal autoantigen with coiled-coil domains and ankyrin repeats protein isoform X2; amino-acid sequence: MKSLKYRLKKHEVTITNTDWNKYDDRLMKAVERGEVDKVAAVLSKKGIIPSKLDVEGRSAFHLAATRGHLDCLNLILGHNVDVTATDATGKNALHLASRNGQSLCVQKLLQHNCPVGNVDLQGRTALHDAVMAGCSSSVKLLCDSGVSVNASDFDGRTPLVLATQMCHPRICQLLLERGADIGVRDKQNKTALILGCEYACTDAVEVLLKCGADVTAVDTLGHDGYHYARLSKNPELVRLVKTYLDGATKVKEAAKMEQKKRQQSVEITAESEANMKDLICQDLERQNENQQETLRRFHQEQRALLDKVNILQQQLTQEKLTVEDIHKEREHLKLLLSAKEREEGARGMETVKVQLRSTLGDYSGQSVIKGKDNILVKQSHSLDSAQILQPAGPSHSQSRPLELGRPSVGWDPAREVDSFQGELEAMRKQQQSLENETARLQVMLSRKNQECQELAQSRDTVQRQADRQVQDLEEALGDVQKRMLDSESKVKQLQAHVVAVKEHLGGQAAEELRAQLQDVKAKYEGASAEVGRVRNHLKQSEKALEEYKSSEGQLAAEAERLGQDLGALREERDELAEALLEMEAHMKEAQGRMLAAVVPAEKFDNMKNLLSNAVDEKERQLAELREDYDRVLEEVADLHREMDKLQSPPDGRGTVPTQEHERVRAGLEEQNASLKRRLADVTAKSQALICEVEESEEEREMLREQLDELNSRLEVDFVSVKAHEEAKMALSRAMEELEDKLVEATEKTGNAEAQIQRLQTERVSLNKNVTNLQSANVASHKIQGELDVLTSRNDELLKELEVLQKKCENQERELGQVVAENVILKQNLEGEDVCKKEHKQIKSELNTGLEKAKAEISKLKKKDKESEEELRNVKEDSAKLKVKLEVIQVGIEKEYISLKDHETMKWELSNAIVKLENQVKTATARYESAHEETIKLNHEMEAQKKELDTIQEAIQSKFIPLTVVEEKENSYNAKIKDLTTKLSEMQEKYNCEKSGAERNKQEKDQLKLEMESVQDRLKTGFIPSEKHKEVEEKYNCKIEELTLKLMDMEQQYKEVTVQRAELEEQNALCKMEIQNLQQRIESELAKLERFETEHQVLRDTIQQAQAECHKSKEAQHEESQRACALEKELQARSGDHALLLQQHAQALAGLEAEVVKYRQALQEEEESSAQRTEDVSALQSELLRANQALEELRGKEYQVSQLRAEKQRLEEELAEMGNKLSGLANQCTEFQCQVGQAQEGEGRARMETEALQEKSQAIEKEIKELKERYNGSLGTIEDLQTRIRTSAEQTEIKDMKITELLTDIERLKQALNGLSQLAYAGNAPNKRQTQLIDTLQAQIKTLQQQLADAERQHRDVVSIYRTHLLSAAQGHMDEDVQAALLQIIRMRQEFVC
- the uacab gene encoding uveal autoantigen with coiled-coil domains and ankyrin repeats protein isoform X3 encodes the protein MASFAASFCKDQLHSPKMSRWLKCTSVYINTDWNKYDDRLMKAVERGEVDKVAAVLSKKGIIPSKLDVEGRSAFHLAATRGHLDCLNLILGHNVDVTATDATGKNALHLASRNGQSLCVQKLLQHNCPVGNVDLQGRTALHDAVMAGCSSSVKLLCDSGVSVNASDFDGRTPLVLATQMCHPRICQLLLERGADIGVRDKQNKTALILGCEYACTDAVEVLLKCGADVTAVDTLGHDGYHYARLSKNPELVRLVKTYLDGATKVKEAAKMEQKKRQDLERQNENQQETLRRFHQEQRALLDKVNILQQQLTQEKLTVEDIHKEREHLKLLLSAKEREEGARGMETVKVQLRSTLGDYSGQSVIKGKDNILVKQSHSLDSAQILQPAGPSHSQSRPLELGRPSVGWDPAREVDSFQGELEAMRKQQQSLENETARLQVMLSRKNQECQELAQSRDTVQRQADRQVQDLEEALGDVQKRMLDSESKVKQLQAHVVAVKEHLGGQAAEELRAQLQDVKAKYEGASAEVGRVRNHLKQSEKALEEYKSSEGQLAAEAERLGQDLGALREERDELAEALLEMEAHMKEAQGRMLAAVVPAEKFDNMKNLLSNAVDEKERQLAELREDYDRVLEEVADLHREMDKLQSPPDGRGTVPTQEHERVRAGLEEQNASLKRRLADVTAKSQALICEVEESEEEREMLREQLDELNSRLEVDFVSVKAHEEAKMALSRAMEELEDKLVEATEKTGNAEAQIQRLQTERVSLNKNVTNLQSANVASHKIQGELDVLTSRNDELLKELEVLQKKCENQERELGQVVAENVILKQNLEGEDVCKKEHKQIKSELNTGLEKAKAEISKLKKKDKESEEELRNVKEDSAKLKVKLEVIQVGIEKEYISLKDHETMKWELSNAIVKLENQVKTATARYESAHEETIKLNHEMEAQKKELDTIQEAIQSKFIPLTVVEEKENSYNAKIKDLTTKLSEMQEKYNCEKSGAERNKQEKDQLKLEMESVQDRLKTGFIPSEKHKEVEEKYNCKIEELTLKLMDMEQQYKEVTVQRAELEEQNALCKMEIQNLQQRIESELAKLERFETEHQVLRDTIQQAQAECHKSKEAQHEESQRACALEKELQARSGDHALLLQQHAQALAGLEAEVVKYRQALQEEEESSAQRTEDVSALQSELLRANQALEELRGKEYQVSQLRAEKQRLEEELAEMGNKLSGLANQCTEFQCQVGQAQEGEGRARMETEALQEKSQAIEKEIKELKERYNGSLGTIEDLQTRIRTSAEQTEIKDMKITELLTDIERLKQALNGLSQLAYAGNAPNKRQTQLIDTLQAQIKTLQQQLADAERQHRDVVSIYRTHLLSAAQGHMDEDVQAALLQIIRMRQEFVC